Proteins from a single region of Candidatus Hydrogenedentota bacterium:
- a CDS encoding BlaI/MecI/CopY family transcriptional regulator, protein MPRKKNVPKLSELEWEVMKPLWDRGPMAARDIFQAVPQEQAWAYKTLKTMLARLVKKGVLAYDQIGNSYLYRAEYTREEMTRATVGSFVNRVFDGAMQPFVACFAESVGEDELRVLRAELARIERARQKEHAGNGNVK, encoded by the coding sequence ATGCCCCGCAAGAAAAACGTGCCCAAACTCTCGGAACTGGAGTGGGAGGTCATGAAACCCCTATGGGACCGCGGGCCCATGGCGGCGCGGGATATATTCCAGGCGGTGCCGCAGGAGCAGGCCTGGGCCTACAAGACCCTCAAGACGATGCTGGCGCGCCTGGTAAAGAAAGGGGTGCTGGCCTATGACCAGATCGGTAACTCCTACCTTTATCGTGCGGAGTACACGCGCGAGGAAATGACGCGCGCAACGGTGGGTTCCTTCGTGAATCGCGTGTTTGACGGGGCCATGCAGCCCTTTGTGGCGTGCTTCGCCGAGTCGGTCGGCGAAGACGAGCTGAGAGTCTTGCGGGCGGAACTGGCGCGCATCGAACGCGCCCGGCAAAAGGAGCACGCGGGCAATGGAAACGTCAAATAG